The DNA segment TATATCCACCATTTTTGTGGTAAGGGCTTTCGTAGGGCAAACTGACCATTTTCTTTGCGCCGTGTTCGCTCCGGTTTAACTTTCTCTTCCACAATTGCCAAACAATCGGGATAATCGGCGGCATAGGGCGCACCTTTGGGATTTTTGGGATCGTCGTGGTCTGCATCCAACGGCCAATCAAAGAAATTGATCACCCAACGGCTGGGGGATTGGTCGGGGCGGGAGTTGAGGTCGTCGCCATTCAGATAGGGAAACAGCACATCTTTATTCTTTGGATCCTTATCGATCAATGCCTGGGCTTCTGCGGGATCCAGGACAAAACCCATTCCTAAGACATAAGAGCCGATAAAAGACTTGCCCTCATTTGCCACCAGTCGAAAAGGCTTACCCGCTGATTTCCCTGGCACTGTCAAAAATGCCGTAATCCCTGAGACTGACATATCATTCAGCGCATAATTTTGCTGCCATTTTCCTTTGTGTAGCCACACATACGCCACCTCCAGCGCCGCCGTTCCCGGCCAAGGACGACTGGGCACCGCACGGAAAATCGTGTAAGCTTGGGCAGTGAGTTGATCTAACCCCACCTCACGGGTATCGCCCTGGGCAATCGTATTCGTCGCCACCAGTCCAACATTGCCGCCCCCGGCCAGCAAATTCCCCGCATTTAGAAAAAAATAGGCACACAGGTCGGCACTGCCCCGTTGCCCCCCGGCAAGGTATTGCACCAGAAATTCCCGATAGTCCTTCCCCACCGTGCCGGTGATTTTTTGTCCCCCTTGAAACGGCGGATTGCCCACAATTGCGCTAAACCCCTGGGGTGCATCCCCTGCCAAAAACACCTCAGGAAACTCCAATGCCCAATGAAACGGCTGTCTTGGCGGCTGTCCTTCCGGTTTGCCCGCATTCAGCATCCCCCGAGCCTTTTCCCGAATCTGCCGCAGTTTGTTTTCCCGCTCCCGCCCGTCCGCTTCCCCCAGTGCATCCGTCACCAGCCCCGACAGGACGCTCAGTTCCGCCGCTTTCAGGTTTCCCGTACTCCCAGCTTGCGCCAACGCCTCCCCGATCAGATAATCCGCCGCAATTTTGATATTCCCAGTCAGTTCTTCCGCTTCCGCTTGCAGGGCTGACTTGCGGGTCAGGTCGTAAATGTCGTTGACCGTGAAACTCTCCAGTTCTCTCCGTTTGGCAATGGCTTGCTCCAAAAGGGGTCGCCAAATCTCCGATACCGTCCGCAGTTGCACGGCTTGATTGTCCGGGTTCAGGTTCAGAAAATAAATCTGCTCGGCACGGGTCACCCCCAGCAACGAATCCCCACAGCGCAGGGCATGATCCAGAAACGTAAACGGTCGATTTTTTTGCAAGGTGATCAGCCACAGGGACAATTTCGCCATCTCCACCGCCATCGGGTTTTTGTCCACCCCGTATAGGCAACGGTCGGCCACAATCCGCCGGGCGACGGTCAATCGTTCATCCGCATCCTTGGGTATCGGGCATTCCTCCGGTCGGGAATCGGACAAGGTGCCATCGGGAGCCACCACCACCTGCCCCGGATGCGAGCGTTCCGCCTCTGCCCATGCCTCCACCAGCCGTTCAGCCAGGTAGCGACAGGTTTGCACCAAAAACGCCCCACTCCCCATCGCCATATCGCACACCTTGAGTCGGAGCAATTCCGCCGCCGCTTTCAGCCGCCACGCCTCCCTCGGTTCCCCCTCTACCACGCCGCCATAAACCAGGGGTTCCAGGGTGTACTTGACAATCTCTTCAGTCAGAGAACGGGGCGTGTAATGGGTGCCCGTCTCCCGCCGATTGACTCCTTCGGTGACAAAAACACCGCCCGCCGGGATGACCACCGGATAGCCAAAGGTGTCCTGTCGCAGAAGATTTGCCCAGGGGACTACCCGCTCCCACAACGCCCGGTCATTGCCACAGGCGATCAGCAGTTTCTGGCTTTCTGGAGTTGCCCGGTCGCCGCCACCGTTGGTGAGTGCCTTACGCAGTGCCGATTCGGAACGCCCGGTTTGCTCACGGAGAAATTGCACCAGGTCATCGGTTCCCTTGGCCTGCCATGACTCCAACTCATCGAGGGGGACTTCCGGTTCTTTGTTTTTCGTGCCTACCAATCCCAGATAGGTCACCTGCGCCCTGGCCGCCGTGTGATCCAACAACTCCTCGTACACATGGCCGATCTGCTCGATGTCCAACGCCCGAAACGAGAGCTTGCGGGGTTCCACCCTGCCACCGGGCACCTTGACCTGAAGAATTTGCAAGGCTTCCAGTAGGTGCAACACCGTGCGGTTGTTGACGGGGATGGGTCTCGCCGGGGTGTCCAGCCAATGGGTGCCCATAGCCCGCCCTTCCAAAAAGGGAAACCGATCCGGGTCAAACAGCTCGCCCCCATAGGCAGGCAGTCGCAGTGCTTCGTGGTGAATGCCCCCAAAAACCGCCCGGAATGTTGCCAGCAACCGTACCCAAGCATCCCAGCGCCGCTCCAGCAATTCTTCCCCGTGTTGGTCAGCCATCTCCCGCAGTTGCGCCCGCAGGGTGGATACGGCATAGAACTGGTCATAGAGCGGGTCGCCCAGCAACAGCAACCCCCGTTCCTCCGCCGAGAACAGAAAAACCAACCGCATCATCACCGTCAAAGCGGCCTGGTAGAGTGCGGTTTCGGAAATGCCCCGGAGAAGCTCCCGCTGGCGATCCTGGTCAATCCGGTCGAACGCCTGCACCAGCACCTCGACCGCCTTACGCACCTGCAAACCCAACTGGTCGGTGACTTCCTTTTGGTCATCCTTACTCCGGCTCAGCAACTCTTCCGGTGTCTCATGGGGTTCTACCCCAAAGAATCGCCGCACACCAAGGAGCGTGCAAAAAGCCCGCAGGGTGATTTTCTCCTCAAGCCACAGGTTGGCGTACCAGGAGATGTACCCCGTGGACTCGCCCCGGGGGGCGTTTACCAGCATCCATTGTTCGCCGTTGGTCAAAAGACCCAGCCGCACGCCCGTAGCGTGGAGTAACTCCATCATCCCGGTGGCGGGAGAAGCCTTCCAGCGAGAATCCTTCAAGGTTTGCTCCAGTCCCTGCCCCGGTGGCATCGCCTGGATCAGCAAGCGGGGTTGGTTCGTTTCCGGTTCCACCACCACCCAATCGGGGCGCAGGGTGACCTGGTGTTCGCTGAGCCTGACGTGCAGGCTGGTGGGGATGGCCTGTCCCTGGTACAGTATCTCTGCGGGAAAACCCAGCACCTCCGAAAGCACCCACTCGACCCAGGTGCGGTGAATGCCGGGATCGTGATGGTTCGCCAACCATTCCTCATAAGCCAGCCTCAAAACCCTGAACCGTTCCGAGTCATGGGGTTCCAGCCCCTGGGGAAAGGCATCCATGAGCACCTGGAGGCTCAGGAATGGCCCCGACGCTTCGACCAGTGAGAGCCATTCGGCGTGGTGGCGGGCGATTGACATGGGACAGACCTAGGGATGGGCAAACTTTTTGGGAACCAGGAACGTGATTGCCAGCGGGAATAGCCGGGGCGTGGGGTCGCTAAAGCGTTTGCGGATCAGGTTCGATTCCTGCTCAATTTCGATGGGAATCTGTTGGAGTCGCTCCTCCAAACTCCGACGGTTGCGTTCAAATTGCTCCCGCTCATTTTCATTAAACAGCGACAGTTGCATCAATGGGGGTTTCACCTCCTCTAGCTCCCGCAGAATGCTGTTTTTGAGTTCGTTCAGGATGGCGGTGATGTCGGCCACCTCTTTCTCGCAACGTTCACTCAAGGTGTTTTTCAAAGAAACCGCCCGCTCCTCTTTGCGGACATCCAAGCTTTGCATGAGCGGCTCGGAATAAATATCCCAGAGGGAGGCCAAGTGTTCCTTGGTGGCATCGGGAACCGGGTCGGGCAATGCTGAATTGAGAGCCTGACGCATTTCCAAGAGACTGTCGAAACGCCGAAAGCGCCCCTCGCGAATCCTCCCCCCGGCGGTGATGACCTCCTCGTGGAGCCGCTGGTGGTCGCCGCCGAGGATGACCAGCCGACCGAAAGCGACCACCGCCGGAACGTCCAATGCCGAACTAGGTACCAAGCGGGCGGTGACCCGATGGAGGGACTTGTTTGCACCACTGGCCCAGACCTCAGCCCGCAACAAGCGCAAGCACATTTGTACCAGTCGGTGGTTCAGATGAACCAACACCACATCATCTCGCCCGTGAGCAAGGTCTGGGTCAAAAGTAACAGGCCGGATTTCCCCGGTGTGGGGGTGTGCCAACCCTTGGCTACAGGCCGACCAACTCCCTCGCAAAGCAGGCAGGTGAAACAGCCCTTGTGCTCCCGGAATGGGTTGCAGTGCCGGTTGCTGGGCGACATCAAGACCCACCCGCACGACCGACTCGATATTTTCGGGTGTTAACCTCAAGTTTGTGCGGGTCTCTTGCAGTTGTTGTCTGAGTTGCTCGATTTGTTCTCTGACTTTACGCTCAAATTTCAGTAGGCGGCGCACCGGCTCGCTTTCCTGTTCCGCCTCGCGGGTTTCCAGCGTGACCCTTTTACCCAACATGGCCTCTTCCACTTGGCTGGCAATCACCGGGCCGACTTTCCCGAGGTCTTCTCGGATGGTGTTGACCTTAAGGGCGGCTCGCATCAAAAACTCCAAATCCCCTTCCAGGTCACCGGGCCGGCCCATCCCCTGAGTAGAATAGCCCTTGCCGACGAAGTGATAAATCATCACCTCGGATGCCTTTTGCCCGTGGCGGTCAATGCGACCGTTGCGCTGTTCCATCCGATTGGGATTCCACGGAATTTCATAGTGGATGAGGTTGGCGCAGTAGTTTTGTAAATCCAAACCCTCCGATGCGGCATCCGTCGCCAACAAGATGCGGACATCTGCTACATCTGGCCTCGCTTGAAATGCGGCCTTTACTTTTTCCCGTTCATCAGAATTCATCCCCCCATAGAGCATCATCAAGCGGTCATTTTGAGCTAACCCCTGACCCGCAAGAAGCTCATAGAGCCATTTTTGAGTTGTTCGGTACTCCGTAAAAATAATCACCCGCTGGTCTGACCATTGCCCTTGGGGGCGAATGTGATGATTAATCCAATTCAAGAGTTCTTGTGCCTTTGCGTCTGGACGACAGACCGCCTGGGTCCCCCACTCCCTCATAAACGTTAGTAGGGCTTGCTCCTCAGGGCTTAATGCTCGCAACAAAGTCGAAGTTTCCGTGACCGTATCATTCTCCATTGCTTCGATGAAATCATCGTCATCGCTATCTTCCTCAACCTCTGCCAAACGACGACGTAAAACTTCAACTTTGGGTTGGGCAAAAGGGCGAATTTGGCGGTATTGTGCCGTTTGAATGGTCTGCTCATGCTTCTCCAGCGTGGTCAAAAACGCCTGGGGTGACGAGAATAAACGTTTTTTGAGCAATTTGAGGACAAATTCAGTAGCAGTCTGTTCAACTTTGTCCCTAGCACCTTCCCGACGCAGTTCCATATAACGCTTCAGGGCATGATGAACCTGCCGCTCTGCTTGGGGG comes from the Synechococcus sp. C9 genome and includes:
- the drmD gene encoding DISARM system SNF2-like helicase DrmD, coding for MPEQGQLVEVRGQRFVVNNVKVSALTTNYLLPLHKQPIQHLVSLSSVEDDALGEELEIIWELEPGAVLFESRKLPYPDGFDPPERLDAFLDAVGWGAASSADMRNVQSPFRSGIDIEDYQLDPVVRAVRMPRVNLLIADDVGLGKTIEAGLVIQELILRHRARRILVICPSSLQVQWHDQMRDKFGLEFRIVDSELLRQLRRSRGLHINPWTHFPRLITSIDFLKRDRPLRLMREVLPAEGESIYPRRFDLMILDEAHHVAPAGGGNYAIDSQRTATIRLLAPHFEHKLFLTATPHNGYPESFTALLELLDSQRFARGVPPDRNQLQVVMIRRLKQELPPRWDGTPRFPSRKLEAIEVSYPQAERQVHHALKRYMELRREGARDKVEQTATEFVLKLLKKRLFSSPQAFLTTLEKHEQTIQTAQYRQIRPFAQPKVEVLRRRLAEVEEDSDDDDFIEAMENDTVTETSTLLRALSPEEQALLTFMREWGTQAVCRPDAKAQELLNWINHHIRPQGQWSDQRVIIFTEYRTTQKWLYELLAGQGLAQNDRLMMLYGGMNSDEREKVKAAFQARPDVADVRILLATDAASEGLDLQNYCANLIHYEIPWNPNRMEQRNGRIDRHGQKASEVMIYHFVGKGYSTQGMGRPGDLEGDLEFLMRAALKVNTIREDLGKVGPVIASQVEEAMLGKRVTLETREAEQESEPVRRLLKFERKVREQIEQLRQQLQETRTNLRLTPENIESVVRVGLDVAQQPALQPIPGAQGLFHLPALRGSWSACSQGLAHPHTGEIRPVTFDPDLAHGRDDVVLVHLNHRLVQMCLRLLRAEVWASGANKSLHRVTARLVPSSALDVPAVVAFGRLVILGGDHQRLHEEVITAGGRIREGRFRRFDSLLEMRQALNSALPDPVPDATKEHLASLWDIYSEPLMQSLDVRKEERAVSLKNTLSERCEKEVADITAILNELKNSILRELEEVKPPLMQLSLFNENEREQFERNRRSLEERLQQIPIEIEQESNLIRKRFSDPTPRLFPLAITFLVPKKFAHP
- a CDS encoding DNA methyltransferase, whose protein sequence is MSIARHHAEWLSLVEASGPFLSLQVLMDAFPQGLEPHDSERFRVLRLAYEEWLANHHDPGIHRTWVEWVLSEVLGFPAEILYQGQAIPTSLHVRLSEHQVTLRPDWVVVEPETNQPRLLIQAMPPGQGLEQTLKDSRWKASPATGMMELLHATGVRLGLLTNGEQWMLVNAPRGESTGYISWYANLWLEEKITLRAFCTLLGVRRFFGVEPHETPEELLSRSKDDQKEVTDQLGLQVRKAVEVLVQAFDRIDQDRQRELLRGISETALYQAALTVMMRLVFLFSAEERGLLLLGDPLYDQFYAVSTLRAQLREMADQHGEELLERRWDAWVRLLATFRAVFGGIHHEALRLPAYGGELFDPDRFPFLEGRAMGTHWLDTPARPIPVNNRTVLHLLEALQILQVKVPGGRVEPRKLSFRALDIEQIGHVYEELLDHTAARAQVTYLGLVGTKNKEPEVPLDELESWQAKGTDDLVQFLREQTGRSESALRKALTNGGGDRATPESQKLLIACGNDRALWERVVPWANLLRQDTFGYPVVIPAGGVFVTEGVNRRETGTHYTPRSLTEEIVKYTLEPLVYGGVVEGEPREAWRLKAAAELLRLKVCDMAMGSGAFLVQTCRYLAERLVEAWAEAERSHPGQVVVAPDGTLSDSRPEECPIPKDADERLTVARRIVADRCLYGVDKNPMAVEMAKLSLWLITLQKNRPFTFLDHALRCGDSLLGVTRAEQIYFLNLNPDNQAVQLRTVSEIWRPLLEQAIAKRRELESFTVNDIYDLTRKSALQAEAEELTGNIKIAADYLIGEALAQAGSTGNLKAAELSVLSGLVTDALGEADGRERENKLRQIREKARGMLNAGKPEGQPPRQPFHWALEFPEVFLAGDAPQGFSAIVGNPPFQGGQKITGTVGKDYREFLVQYLAGGQRGSADLCAYFFLNAGNLLAGGGNVGLVATNTIAQGDTREVGLDQLTAQAYTIFRAVPSRPWPGTAALEVAYVWLHKGKWQQNYALNDMSVSGITAFLTVPGKSAGKPFRLVANEGKSFIGSYVLGMGFVLDPAEAQALIDKDPKNKDVLFPYLNGDDLNSRPDQSPSRWVINFFDWPLDADHDDPKNPKGAPYAADYPDCLAIVEEKVKPERTRRKENGQFALRKPLPQKWWIYAEKRPALYSAIAGCERVLLTSRHNKMLIFEFVIARQVFSEALVIFTFDKAIDLVVLQSSIHDLWAWHNCSTIRDAGIRYSPTDGFETFPFPERTDTLEAIGEAYYTHRQAIMLARQEGLTKTYNRFHHPDETDPDIQTLRQLHIQMDNAVAAAYGWQDLDLAHGFHQTKQGLRFTLSEPARREILDRLLTLNHRRYAIEVAQGLHDNKNKKNSKSKKKDSQKTPEIQIGRYISQGVLLGDPDPTQGELF